In Marasmius oreades isolate 03SP1 chromosome 1, whole genome shotgun sequence, one DNA window encodes the following:
- the GPA1_3 gene encoding guanine nucleotide-binding protein subunit alpha (antiSMASH:Cluster_1.3), whose product MGYSMSRSEGEVKERSDAIDMQLQKDAQQFRRECPGDSGKSTVVKQMRINHDNGFSDSELAMYAPIVYRNLVDSAQAIIIMMRKLTLDCETPSNRALADKIANYELDKSNASVLSPEIAEAIHHFWQDPVVAKIMDEHGSEFYLMDSAFYFFSEVLRIGSPQYIPSETDVLKARQRTTAISETRFTMGQLSIHMLDVGGQRSGHRKWIHCFESVTSIIFCAALSEYDQADFEVVGTSRMSETLILFESIVNARWFLRTSIILFLNKIDVFKQKLPKVPLERYFPEYTGGNDVNKATKFILWRFMQANRARLSVFPHLTQATDTSNTRLVFGLVFSAVKETILQNALKDANIIKTQVL is encoded by the exons ATGGGCTACTCTATGTCGCGGTCAGAGGGAGAAGTGAAGGAAAGAAGCGATGCTATCGACATGCAGCTGCAGAAGGACGCTCAACAGTTCAGGCGCGAAT GTCCTGGCGACTCAGGAAAATCAACAGTCGTGAAGCAAATGCGCATTAATCATGACAACGGCTTCTCCGATTCTGAGCTGGCGATGTATGCACCCATCGTGTACCGAAACCTGGTCGACTCTGCTCAAGCGATTATCATTATGATGAGGAAGCTCACACTCGACTGCGAAACCCCTTCGAATAGGGCTTTGGCGGACAAGATCGCCAACTACGAACTCGACAAGAGCAATGCATCCGTTCTCAGTCCTGAAATTGCTGAAGCGATACATCATTTCTGGCAGGACCCTGTGGTTGCCAAGATTATGGATGAGCATGGAAGTGAATTCTATCTAATGGATAGCGCGTTCTA CTTTTTTTCTGAAGTGCTTAGAATCGGTTCTCCACAATACATTCCCAGCGAAACGGACGTGCTGAAGGCACGACAGAGGACCACTGCCATTTCCGAGACCCGCTTTACGATGGGCCAATTATC AATTCACATGTTAGATGTTGGTGGGCAACGATCTGGACATCGAAAGTGGATCCACTGCTTCGAATCCGTCACTAGCATAATTTTTTGTGCCGCATTGAGCGAGTACGACCAGGCCGATTTTGAAGTCGTGGGCACAAGTCGAATGAGTGAAACCCTCATTCTCTTCGAATCCATCGTCAACGCGCGCTGGTTTCTTCGAACGTcaatcatcctcttcctgaaCAAGATAGATGTCTTCAAGCAAAAATTGCCAAAGGTGCCGTTGGAGAGATATTTTCCCGAGTACACTGGGGGAAACGATGTCAACAAGGCAACGAAGTTTATTCTATGGAGGTTTATGCAAGCAAATAGGGCCAGGCTTAGTGTCTTTCCCCA TCTCACTCAAGCGACCGATACGTCAAACACCAGACTGGTGTTTGGACTGGTATTTAGCGCTGTAAAGGAAACGATTTTGCAGAACGCGTTGAAAGATGCGAATATCATCAAAACTCAAGTTCTGTGA